The following are from one region of the Synechococcus sp. CBW1108 genome:
- the acs gene encoding acetate--CoA ligase: protein MPDATTGSTIESVLQEQRLFAPPPQLAASARIGSLEAYQTLCSQAEADPDGFWGDLARSELHWFEPFHTVLDWSNPPFARWFEGGTTNLAYNCLDRHLAGPRAEKTALIWEGEPGDSSSFTYRQLHAEVAKAANALKALGVGKGDLVALYMPMIPEAAIAMLACARIGAPHSVVFGGFSADALRDRLIDGQAKLVITADGSFRKDKPVPLKPAVDEALAASGGAPSVEQVLVVRRLAGAGGECAMAAGRDQWWHELVDGQGTDCPPEPMASEDRLFVLYTSGSTGKPKGVVHTTAGYNLWAQLTFQWIFDIREDDIHWCTADVGWITGHSYIVYGPLSAGATTVMYEGAPRPSKPGAFWEVIQKHRCTIFYTAPTAIRAFMKGGREVPDQYNMGSLRILGTVGEPINPEAWMWYLDVIGGDRCPVVDTWWQTETGGVMISPLPGATPTKPGSATLPLPGIAADVVDHAGNSQPADAGGYLAIRRPWPGMMRTVHGDPERFRKSYWEEIRPADGSWLYFAGDGARRDGDGYFWVMGRVDDVINVSGHRLGTMEIESALVSHPAVAEAAVVGRPDELKGEAIVAFVSLEGGRSGDEALMAELRAHVGKEIGPIARPDLIRFTDALPKTRSGKIMRRILRALAAGQEVSGDTSTLEDRSVLDALRV, encoded by the coding sequence ATGCCTGACGCCACGACCGGGTCAACGATCGAATCGGTGCTGCAGGAGCAGCGCCTGTTCGCTCCGCCGCCGCAGCTGGCTGCCAGCGCTCGCATCGGCTCCCTCGAGGCTTATCAGACCCTCTGCTCCCAGGCTGAAGCCGATCCCGACGGTTTCTGGGGGGATTTGGCCCGCAGCGAGCTGCACTGGTTTGAGCCCTTCCACACCGTGCTCGACTGGAGCAACCCGCCCTTCGCCAGGTGGTTTGAGGGCGGCACCACCAACCTTGCTTACAACTGCCTCGACCGGCACCTGGCGGGGCCCCGGGCCGAGAAGACGGCCCTGATCTGGGAGGGGGAACCTGGCGACAGCAGCAGCTTCACCTACCGCCAGCTCCACGCCGAGGTGGCCAAGGCGGCCAACGCCCTCAAGGCCCTGGGGGTTGGCAAGGGCGACCTGGTGGCCCTCTACATGCCGATGATTCCCGAGGCGGCGATCGCCATGCTGGCCTGCGCCCGCATCGGCGCCCCCCACTCGGTGGTGTTCGGCGGCTTCTCGGCCGATGCCCTGCGCGACCGGCTGATCGATGGGCAGGCCAAGCTCGTGATCACCGCCGACGGCAGTTTCCGCAAGGACAAGCCCGTGCCCTTGAAACCAGCCGTCGATGAGGCCTTGGCCGCCAGTGGGGGTGCACCTAGCGTGGAGCAGGTACTGGTGGTGCGGCGGCTGGCCGGCGCCGGCGGTGAGTGCGCCATGGCCGCCGGCCGCGACCAGTGGTGGCATGAGCTGGTGGACGGCCAGGGCACCGATTGCCCGCCCGAGCCCATGGCCAGCGAAGACCGCCTGTTTGTGCTCTACACCTCCGGCTCCACCGGCAAGCCCAAGGGGGTGGTGCACACCACCGCCGGCTACAACCTCTGGGCTCAGCTCACCTTCCAGTGGATCTTCGACATCCGCGAAGACGACATCCACTGGTGCACCGCCGATGTGGGCTGGATCACCGGCCACAGCTACATCGTCTACGGGCCTTTGTCGGCCGGCGCCACCACGGTGATGTACGAGGGGGCACCGCGGCCGAGCAAGCCGGGCGCCTTCTGGGAGGTGATCCAGAAGCACCGCTGCACGATCTTCTACACGGCCCCCACGGCGATCCGGGCCTTCATGAAGGGCGGCCGCGAGGTGCCCGACCAATACAACATGGGCTCACTGCGGATCCTCGGCACCGTGGGCGAGCCGATCAACCCCGAGGCCTGGATGTGGTATCTCGACGTGATCGGCGGCGACCGCTGCCCGGTGGTGGACACCTGGTGGCAGACCGAAACCGGCGGCGTGATGATCAGCCCCCTGCCGGGCGCCACCCCCACCAAGCCGGGCTCGGCCACTCTGCCCCTGCCGGGCATCGCCGCCGATGTCGTCGATCATGCAGGCAACTCCCAGCCGGCAGATGCGGGCGGCTACCTGGCCATCCGCCGCCCCTGGCCCGGCATGATGCGCACGGTGCACGGCGATCCGGAGCGCTTCCGCAAGAGCTATTGGGAGGAGATCCGCCCGGCCGATGGCTCCTGGCTCTACTTCGCCGGAGACGGTGCCCGCCGCGATGGCGATGGCTACTTCTGGGTGATGGGCCGGGTCGATGACGTGATCAACGTCTCCGGCCACCGGCTCGGCACGATGGAGATCGAGAGCGCCCTGGTGAGCCATCCGGCCGTGGCCGAGGCCGCCGTGGTGGGACGGCCAGATGAGCTCAAGGGGGAAGCCATCGTGGCCTTTGTCAGCCTGGAGGGAGGCCGCAGCGGCGATGAAGCCCTGATGGCAGAGCTGCGGGCCCATGTGGGCAAGGAGATCGGCCCGATCGCCAGGCCGGATCTGATCAGGTTTACCGATGCCCTGCCGAAAACCCGCAGCGGCAAGATCATGCGCCGAATCCTGCGGGCCCTGGCCGCGGGCCAGGAGGTGAGCGGCGACACCTCCACCCTGGAGGATCGCTCGGTGCTCGATGCCCTGCGGGTCTAG
- a CDS encoding HAD family phosphatase, with the protein MGLPAACLFDLDGLLLDTEPLHSQAWLQATAGFGLTLAAEQLLALRGRRRLDCAEQVRSWIAQADLVPPSCEALLAVRQPIAELLMRQVPAMPGAQMLVERCIAQAIPAALVSSSSAAAVAHKSGPHGWIALLETRVLGDDPDLGAGKPAPDPYLLAARRLEVDPAACWAFEDSLAGARSAKAAGCLVHVLLPAEQQLAVGLKPQLPAGCTLLQSLEQVKFR; encoded by the coding sequence ATGGGTTTACCAGCCGCCTGCCTGTTCGATCTCGACGGCCTGCTGCTCGACACCGAACCGCTGCACAGCCAGGCCTGGCTGCAGGCCACCGCTGGCTTTGGTCTAACTCTGGCTGCCGAGCAGCTGTTGGCGCTGCGCGGTCGTCGTCGCCTCGATTGCGCCGAGCAGGTGCGCAGCTGGATCGCCCAGGCGGATCTGGTGCCGCCTTCGTGCGAGGCCCTGCTGGCGGTGCGCCAACCGATTGCCGAACTGCTGATGCGCCAGGTGCCAGCGATGCCTGGGGCCCAGATGCTGGTTGAGCGTTGCATCGCCCAGGCCATCCCAGCGGCCTTGGTGAGCAGCAGCAGCGCCGCTGCCGTCGCCCACAAGAGCGGTCCCCATGGCTGGATCGCCCTGCTGGAAACCAGGGTTCTTGGCGATGATCCTGATCTGGGCGCCGGAAAACCAGCCCCAGATCCCTACCTGCTGGCAGCCCGGCGCCTAGAGGTCGATCCTGCCGCCTGCTGGGCCTTTGAGGATTCCCTGGCGGGTGCGCGCTCGGCCAAGGCCGCCGGCTGCTTGGTACACGTGCTGCTGCCGGCTGAACAGCAGCTAGCGGTGGGGCTCAAGCCCCAACTGCCGGCCGGGTGCACCCTCCTGCAGAGCCTGGAGCAGGTGAAATTCAGGTGA
- the sds gene encoding solanesyl diphosphate synthase produces MATVAELLQPVEADLDALLADLRSLIGAGHPILQAAAEHLFSAGGKRLRPGIVLLLSRAVASDGELGPRHRRLAEITEMIHTASLVHDDVVDGAATRRGVDTVHSRFNHRVAVLAGDFLFAQASWHLANLDDLEVVKLLSRVIMDLADGEVKQGLFRYDTGQSFETYLEKSYCKTASLIANSARAAGVLSALPAPQLNELYRFGRQLGLAFQVVDDILDFTGDDEQLGKPAASDLASGYLTAPALYALEERPALAGLIEREFSQAGDLEQALELVRSCEAIPRSRALAEGFAREAGLALGWLPVSEASRALKALPDFVLSRLF; encoded by the coding sequence GTGGCAACGGTTGCAGAGCTGCTCCAGCCCGTTGAGGCTGACCTGGATGCCCTGCTGGCCGATCTGCGCAGCCTGATCGGGGCCGGTCACCCCATCCTCCAGGCCGCCGCCGAACACCTTTTTTCTGCCGGTGGCAAGCGCCTCCGCCCCGGCATCGTGCTGCTGCTCTCCCGGGCTGTGGCCAGCGATGGGGAGCTGGGCCCGCGCCACCGGCGCCTGGCCGAGATCACCGAAATGATCCACACGGCCTCCCTTGTGCACGACGACGTGGTGGATGGGGCCGCCACCCGCCGTGGGGTGGACACCGTGCACAGCCGCTTTAACCACCGGGTGGCGGTGCTGGCGGGGGATTTCCTCTTTGCCCAGGCCAGCTGGCACCTGGCCAACCTCGATGACCTCGAGGTGGTGAAGCTGCTCAGCCGGGTGATCATGGATCTGGCCGACGGGGAAGTTAAGCAGGGCCTGTTCCGCTACGACACCGGCCAGAGCTTCGAGACCTACCTCGAGAAGAGCTACTGCAAAACCGCCTCCCTGATCGCCAACAGTGCCCGGGCCGCCGGGGTGCTCTCAGCCCTGCCCGCCCCCCAGCTCAATGAGCTCTACCGCTTTGGCCGCCAGCTGGGTCTGGCCTTCCAGGTGGTGGACGACATCCTCGACTTCACCGGTGACGACGAGCAACTGGGCAAGCCAGCGGCCAGCGACCTGGCCTCCGGCTACCTCACCGCCCCAGCCCTCTATGCCCTCGAGGAGCGGCCGGCCCTAGCTGGCCTGATTGAGCGTGAATTCAGCCAGGCCGGCGACCTCGAACAGGCCCTCGAGTTGGTGCGCAGCTGTGAGGCGATCCCCCGCTCCCGGGCCCTGGCCGAGGGCTTCGCCCGGGAAGCGGGCCTTGCCCTGGGCTGGCTGCCCGTTTCGGAAGCTAGCCGCGCCCTCAAGGCCCTGCCTGATTTTGTGCTGAGCAGGCTGTTCTAA
- the murI gene encoding glutamate racemase, translating into MSALVGLFDSGLGGLTVLRRLQERYPHSSCLYLGDTARVPYGQRSVAEIRAIAAEVVAWLRQQQVGVLVMACNTSNALALDVAVAGAGVPVVGLIDSVAAELDSDCVGVLATPATASSGAYRRAIHACHPHAQVLEVGCPAFVPLIEAGDLQDPALEREALAYLAPLLAAGVDTVVMGCTHYPMLRSLLAGLLPPHVRLVDPAASAVRRLGPLLASMGGMPEGELGGVEVLPPALRTRVCVSGQAGAFAEAASRWLGYRPAVERVDLRSVA; encoded by the coding sequence ATGAGCGCCTTGGTGGGTCTTTTTGACAGCGGCCTGGGCGGGCTCACGGTGCTGCGCCGGCTGCAGGAGCGCTATCCCCACTCCTCCTGCCTATACCTGGGTGATACAGCCCGGGTGCCCTATGGCCAGCGCAGCGTGGCCGAGATCCGCGCCATCGCCGCAGAGGTGGTGGCCTGGCTGCGGCAGCAGCAGGTGGGCGTGCTGGTGATGGCCTGCAACACCTCCAATGCCCTGGCCCTAGATGTGGCCGTGGCGGGGGCCGGCGTGCCGGTGGTGGGCCTGATCGACAGCGTGGCGGCCGAGCTGGACAGCGACTGCGTCGGCGTGCTGGCCACCCCGGCCACGGCCAGCAGCGGCGCTTACCGCCGGGCGATCCATGCCTGCCACCCCCATGCCCAGGTGCTGGAGGTGGGTTGCCCGGCCTTCGTGCCCCTGATCGAAGCTGGGGATCTGCAGGATCCGGCCCTCGAAAGGGAGGCCCTTGCCTACCTGGCGCCTCTGCTGGCGGCGGGGGTCGACACCGTGGTGATGGGCTGCACCCACTACCCGATGTTGAGGTCCTTGCTGGCCGGGCTGTTGCCGCCCCACGTGCGCCTGGTCGATCCGGCGGCGTCTGCCGTGCGGCGCCTGGGGCCCCTGCTGGCCAGCATGGGCGGCATGCCCGAGGGGGAGCTCGGCGGAGTGGAGGTGCTGCCCCCTGCCCTGCGCACCCGGGTCTGCGTCAGCGGCCAGGCTGGAGCCTTTGCTGAAGCGGCCAGCCGCTGGCTGGGCTACCGGCCCGCTGTGGAGCGGGTGGATCTGCGATCGGTGGCTTGA